From a single Gimesia fumaroli genomic region:
- a CDS encoding [protein-PII] uridylyltransferase family protein — translation MNKPVIHDNPAKLLDPSVPVTDEEVQHILSGIGFTDQERALIRFRELCTTPRIREELTLILPTLLQALTDAATPDGSLINFERFMHSVSEPEEVLSFLTQNPRAVEILVRLFVGSQFLTEILLKNPDYLERLTRYNRIAEFKSQQQFFSEAMAATRQESIITAEKFDILRRFQRWELLRIGACDTFGLMDLKNITVQLSLLADGLVQTCLSILAEEMELPLDDFAVLAFGKLGGEELNYSSDIDLVFIAGDNSTQYWQLGQRLIKSLMESTSEGFLYRVDMRLRPWGRSGALVTTVDAYVDYFAKHGRLWEKQAMLKARVIAGNQKLGIEFFRRIEPQIFNCDPEEVRKNVLEMKQRIEATLKKKGKDWGEVKSGKGSIRDVEFTTQYLQMANGERYSAIRSINTLDGLVRLVDHGLIQADEYQHLTSGYVFFRKIEHALQLMHYNQEHHMPTDERELAYLARRLDFPDGNRLVQYYEQHRKAVRNIFKKYIHAPSEQDTAQNPSDSEQESHLLGMMSASYSKVFNEAEIEKHSLMAKKLGDSNIVELETEKIPDNQLRLTMVGFDQTGDLSLICGLLFVYGFDIQNGHLFTNQKVRPASSSQSRSSKSSEKSKNTRKFVIVLDVKSPEELILPTIWTDYKADLTELLSKVASGNTQEAVGDLAKRVAAALRDLSQASQVLYPVEIELDNETDSRHTILRIESEDTIGFLYELTNALSMSGIDIARMVINSEGNKARDVLYVTDDRGEKIDSEEQQQGLRAAVVLIKHFTHLLPRSPNPEAALLHFREFLEHLFKQPNWVEEISSLERTSVLGALARLLGVSDFLWEDFLRLQHSNLFPVVTNVEELKHRISFEELKAELDSDLAQASSFEEQQEKLNAFKDREMLRTDMRHILGHISEFGQFSEELTDVAEVVVQGAYEICDQQLAERYGVPQLESDGPCRLSICALGKCGGRELGFASDIELMFIYEGTGQTTGPEVITNNEYYLKLVERFTKMIKTRSEGIFQIDLRLRPYGQAGSLAVSAEAFQSYFSHEGAAWPYERQALVKLRPIAADDGFGNDIVRMRDDIIYSGNPFDVAAMLAMREKQIQQLVKGGTINAKLGDGGLVDCEYIIQGLQITYGHRNPMLRTTNTLEGICALKELGLISPVDFHNLRNAYIFLRRLIDALRMVRGNAKDLTVPPQDQEEFEFLARRLGYGSHTEKLQNEITSTMDRVRDFSRLLDPIKALTIRTNG, via the coding sequence ATGAACAAACCCGTCATCCACGACAATCCTGCAAAACTACTCGACCCGAGTGTTCCCGTAACGGATGAAGAAGTTCAGCATATCCTTTCCGGCATTGGTTTTACCGATCAGGAGCGCGCTCTGATCCGCTTTCGAGAATTATGTACCACTCCACGTATTCGTGAAGAACTCACCCTGATTCTGCCGACACTGCTACAGGCATTAACCGATGCAGCGACTCCCGATGGTTCCTTAATCAATTTTGAGCGTTTCATGCACAGTGTCTCCGAACCGGAAGAGGTTCTGAGCTTTCTCACGCAGAATCCCCGTGCAGTGGAAATTCTGGTCAGACTGTTTGTCGGCAGTCAGTTCCTGACAGAAATCCTGTTAAAAAACCCGGACTACCTGGAACGACTGACCCGCTACAATCGCATTGCAGAATTCAAAAGCCAACAACAGTTTTTCTCTGAAGCAATGGCAGCCACGCGTCAGGAATCGATCATCACAGCCGAAAAGTTTGACATTTTACGTCGTTTCCAACGCTGGGAACTCCTGCGCATTGGTGCCTGTGATACGTTCGGCCTGATGGACCTCAAAAACATCACCGTTCAACTTTCACTCCTTGCTGACGGACTCGTGCAAACCTGCCTGTCGATTCTCGCGGAGGAAATGGAATTACCGCTCGACGATTTTGCCGTCCTCGCATTTGGAAAACTGGGTGGCGAAGAGCTAAACTACAGCTCCGATATCGATCTCGTCTTTATTGCCGGAGACAATTCGACACAATATTGGCAACTGGGGCAGCGGCTCATTAAATCCTTAATGGAGTCCACGTCGGAAGGCTTTCTGTATCGTGTGGATATGCGACTGCGTCCCTGGGGACGGTCCGGAGCGCTGGTCACTACGGTCGATGCATACGTAGATTACTTTGCCAAACATGGACGACTCTGGGAAAAACAGGCCATGTTAAAAGCCCGCGTTATCGCCGGCAACCAGAAACTGGGTATTGAATTCTTCCGCCGGATTGAGCCACAGATTTTTAACTGTGATCCCGAAGAGGTTCGAAAAAATGTTCTGGAGATGAAACAGCGCATTGAAGCAACGCTCAAAAAGAAAGGCAAAGACTGGGGCGAAGTCAAATCCGGAAAGGGCTCAATCCGCGATGTAGAGTTCACGACGCAATATCTGCAAATGGCCAACGGGGAAAGATATTCTGCAATTCGCAGTATCAACACTCTCGATGGACTCGTCAGACTGGTCGACCACGGCCTGATTCAAGCGGATGAATACCAGCATTTAACCAGCGGCTATGTCTTTTTCCGAAAAATTGAACACGCTCTGCAATTGATGCACTATAACCAGGAACACCATATGCCGACCGACGAGCGGGAACTGGCATACCTGGCGCGGCGGCTCGATTTCCCGGATGGAAACCGGCTGGTGCAATACTATGAACAACATCGCAAAGCTGTCAGAAATATCTTTAAAAAATATATTCACGCGCCCTCCGAACAGGATACCGCACAGAATCCATCCGATTCGGAACAGGAAAGTCATCTGCTTGGCATGATGTCTGCGTCCTATTCCAAAGTGTTTAACGAAGCGGAAATCGAAAAACACAGTCTGATGGCCAAGAAGCTAGGCGACTCCAATATTGTCGAACTCGAAACAGAAAAAATTCCCGACAACCAGCTACGGCTCACCATGGTCGGCTTTGATCAAACCGGAGACTTATCGTTAATCTGTGGTTTACTGTTCGTCTATGGCTTTGATATTCAAAACGGGCACCTGTTTACCAATCAGAAAGTCAGACCCGCCAGTTCGTCCCAGAGCCGTTCTTCCAAATCCAGCGAGAAGTCAAAAAACACACGAAAGTTTGTCATCGTACTTGATGTGAAATCGCCTGAGGAACTGATACTCCCCACGATTTGGACAGATTATAAAGCAGACTTAACAGAACTGCTAAGTAAAGTCGCCTCGGGCAACACTCAGGAAGCTGTTGGAGATCTGGCAAAACGAGTTGCGGCAGCGCTGCGTGATTTGTCTCAGGCCAGCCAGGTGCTGTACCCTGTCGAAATTGAGCTCGATAACGAAACAGACAGCAGGCACACAATCCTGCGTATTGAATCCGAAGATACCATCGGCTTCCTGTATGAATTGACAAACGCCCTCTCGATGAGCGGTATTGATATCGCCCGAATGGTCATCAATTCAGAAGGCAATAAAGCCAGAGACGTCTTGTATGTGACGGATGATCGAGGCGAAAAAATCGATTCGGAAGAACAGCAACAGGGCTTGAGGGCGGCGGTTGTGCTCATCAAACATTTCACCCACCTGCTGCCCCGCTCGCCCAATCCGGAAGCGGCATTACTGCACTTTCGTGAATTTCTCGAACATCTGTTTAAACAGCCCAACTGGGTGGAAGAAATTTCTTCCCTCGAACGTACGAGTGTCCTCGGCGCGCTGGCCAGACTGCTCGGCGTGAGTGATTTCCTCTGGGAAGACTTCTTACGCCTGCAACACTCCAATCTCTTTCCCGTCGTGACGAATGTCGAAGAACTGAAACATCGAATCTCATTCGAAGAACTGAAAGCAGAACTCGACAGTGATCTGGCACAGGCTTCGTCGTTCGAAGAACAACAGGAAAAGCTGAATGCTTTTAAAGACCGGGAAATGTTACGTACCGACATGAGGCACATTCTTGGCCACATCTCCGAATTCGGTCAATTCTCGGAAGAACTGACTGACGTCGCAGAAGTAGTTGTCCAGGGCGCTTATGAAATCTGTGATCAGCAACTCGCAGAACGCTACGGCGTTCCCCAACTCGAATCGGACGGACCGTGTCGTTTATCGATTTGTGCCTTGGGGAAATGCGGAGGTCGTGAACTCGGCTTTGCTTCCGATATCGAGTTGATGTTCATCTATGAAGGCACAGGTCAGACGACAGGCCCGGAAGTCATTACGAATAACGAATACTATCTGAAGCTGGTCGAACGTTTCACCAAGATGATTAAGACCCGAAGTGAAGGAATTTTTCAAATCGATCTGAGACTTCGTCCCTATGGGCAGGCAGGAAGTCTGGCTGTTTCTGCCGAAGCGTTCCAGAGTTACTTTTCTCACGAGGGAGCCGCCTGGCCATACGAACGTCAGGCCTTAGTCAAACTGCGCCCCATCGCAGCAGATGACGGATTTGGAAACGACATTGTCAGAATGCGTGATGATATTATTTATTCCGGGAATCCCTTCGACGTCGCAGCCATGCTGGCCATGCGGGAAAAACAGATCCAGCAACTGGTCAAAGGAGGCACCATCAATGCCAAGCTCGGCGATGGAGGGCTCGTTGACTGTGAATATATTATTCAGGGGCTGCAAATCACCTATGGTCACCGTAATCCCATGCTGCGAACTACCAACACACTGGAAGGAATTTGCGCCTTAAAAGAACTCGGTTTGATCAGCCCCGTTGATTTTCATAATTTGCGAAACGCTTACATTTTCCTCCGGCGTTTAATCGACGCGCTGAGAATGGTGCGAGGCAATGCCAAAGACTTAACCGTTCCTCCCCAGGATCAGGAAGAGTTTGAATTTCTTGCTCGTCGACTTGGTTACGGTTCGCACACCGAAAAACTGCAGAATGAAATTACGTCCACAATGGACCGGGTGCGAGACTTCAGCCGTCTCCTTGATCCCATCAAAGCCCTGACGATTCGCACAAACGGCTGA
- a CDS encoding sulfatase family protein yields MSTFRKLFPVLIVVLCLFTSRRIAQADLKTSRPNIVMIISDDQSWNDYGFMGHEHIKTPQLDKLASESAVFKRGYVPTSLCRPSLMTMITGLYPCQHKITGNDPPKGMDRQKLLKHVRSVDCLPSMLGKLGYKSFQSGKWWEGNPANAGFTSAMTHGDPKRGGRHGDLGLKVGREGMAPVYQFLDDCGQDPFFVWYAPFLPHTPHNPPKRLLDKYRSKELPIELSYYYAMCEWFDETCGQLLDYLDKKDLSKNTIVVYVTDNGWIQYVPANDQERKKMKRRFRYAAKSKRSPYDGGVRTPIMIRWPDKIKPAEYDTLVSSIDLAPTLLNAVGLKPTKAMEGINLLEVIKQEGKTERKAIFGDIYEHDMIDIDDPSSSLKYRWCIEGKWKAIFPGPRLTGEKAALFDLSQDPFERTNMAAKNPAQLKQLLNLTEAWWDATAK; encoded by the coding sequence ATGAGTACATTCAGAAAGTTGTTTCCCGTTTTGATTGTGGTGCTGTGCCTCTTTACTTCGCGGAGGATTGCGCAGGCCGATTTAAAGACCAGCCGACCGAATATCGTGATGATTATCTCAGACGACCAGTCATGGAACGATTATGGTTTTATGGGCCATGAGCATATCAAGACACCTCAACTGGATAAGCTGGCATCGGAAAGTGCGGTATTTAAACGCGGCTATGTTCCGACCAGTTTGTGTCGTCCCAGTCTGATGACGATGATTACCGGCCTGTATCCCTGCCAACATAAAATTACCGGCAATGATCCCCCTAAGGGAATGGATCGGCAGAAGTTGTTGAAGCATGTTCGGAGCGTGGATTGCCTGCCGTCGATGCTGGGTAAGTTGGGTTATAAAAGCTTCCAATCTGGTAAATGGTGGGAAGGCAATCCTGCGAATGCCGGATTTACATCGGCAATGACCCACGGAGATCCCAAGCGGGGAGGCCGGCATGGAGACCTGGGACTGAAAGTAGGTCGTGAAGGGATGGCTCCGGTTTATCAATTCCTGGACGACTGTGGACAAGATCCGTTCTTCGTATGGTATGCGCCGTTCCTGCCTCATACGCCTCACAACCCGCCGAAACGACTGCTGGATAAATATCGCAGCAAAGAACTGCCAATCGAATTGTCGTATTACTATGCAATGTGTGAATGGTTCGATGAGACCTGCGGTCAACTGTTAGATTACCTGGATAAAAAAGACCTGTCTAAAAACACCATCGTGGTTTATGTGACTGATAATGGCTGGATTCAATATGTTCCCGCGAACGATCAGGAACGAAAAAAGATGAAACGCCGTTTTCGTTATGCTGCCAAATCCAAGCGGAGTCCCTATGACGGAGGAGTCCGAACTCCGATCATGATTCGCTGGCCTGACAAAATTAAGCCGGCCGAATATGACACTCTAGTCAGCAGTATCGACCTGGCGCCCACTCTTTTGAATGCCGTTGGTTTAAAGCCGACAAAAGCCATGGAAGGCATCAATCTGTTGGAAGTGATCAAGCAGGAAGGCAAAACGGAGCGAAAGGCGATTTTCGGTGATATCTATGAACACGATATGATTGATATCGACGACCCTTCATCCAGTTTGAAATATCGTTGGTGCATTGAAGGCAAATGGAAAGCCATTTTCCCCGGCCCTCGTCTGACAGGAGAGAAAGCCGCGCTGTTTGATCTTTCGCAGGATCCGTTCGAGCGAACAAACATGGCGGCTAAAAACCCTGCTCAGTTGAAGCAGCTGCTGAACCTGACTGAAGCCTGGTGGGATGCGACCGCCAAATAG
- a CDS encoding endonuclease/exonuclease/phosphatase family protein yields MRLLSYNIHKGIGGRDRRYRLERVISVIESENPDIVCLHEVDRNVRRSRFNNQPKIFAEYFNMQESLFQLNVKLKTGGYGNLILSRWPFLSQHQISLTNKWRKARGAQIVVIDSPEGPFQLVNFHLGLAERERHWQIDHLLTHRLFQEGNGHPVMIVGDTNDWRNTLAKGTFSTHEFEEITHPPSKFRSFPAYMPVGTLDKAFIRGEIGIRHAKLSRSKLSREASDHLPLVIDFHLNEHARDFMKKAEH; encoded by the coding sequence ATGCGACTACTAAGCTATAATATTCACAAGGGGATCGGCGGACGGGACCGGCGTTATCGGTTGGAACGCGTCATCAGCGTGATTGAGTCGGAGAATCCGGATATCGTTTGCCTGCATGAGGTAGACCGGAATGTAAGACGATCCCGGTTTAACAATCAGCCCAAAATCTTTGCTGAATATTTCAATATGCAGGAATCCCTGTTCCAGTTGAATGTGAAGCTGAAGACGGGCGGCTACGGAAACTTGATTCTGTCCCGCTGGCCGTTTCTGTCACAGCACCAGATTTCTCTGACAAACAAATGGCGTAAAGCGCGGGGGGCTCAGATCGTGGTGATTGATTCCCCGGAAGGACCATTTCAATTGGTCAACTTTCATCTGGGACTGGCTGAGCGGGAACGACATTGGCAAATTGACCATTTACTGACGCATCGCCTCTTCCAGGAAGGGAATGGGCATCCTGTGATGATTGTTGGGGATACGAATGACTGGAGAAATACACTGGCGAAGGGGACGTTTTCTACGCATGAATTCGAGGAGATCACTCATCCCCCCTCAAAATTTCGGTCGTTCCCCGCATATATGCCCGTTGGTACTTTGGATAAAGCATTTATACGAGGCGAAATAGGAATTCGGCATGCGAAGTTATCTCGTTCCAAATTATCGCGGGAAGCCTCGGATCATTTACCGCTGGTGATTGACTTCCACTTAAATGAGCATGCACGTGATTTCATGAAAAAAGCAGAGCACTGA